In Labilibaculum sp. DW002, one DNA window encodes the following:
- a CDS encoding two-CW domain-containing protein gives MGNENCWEVMNCGRELNGVNAIKLGICPAAQLSTFDGLNNGTNGGRFCWVVADTYCEGEDASGNYSQKLANCINCKFLKQVNLEEGRDFIISTRKIK, from the coding sequence ATGGGAAATGAAAACTGCTGGGAAGTAATGAACTGTGGAAGGGAATTAAATGGTGTAAATGCTATTAAGCTTGGAATTTGTCCTGCTGCTCAATTAAGTACTTTTGATGGCCTTAACAATGGAACCAACGGAGGCCGCTTTTGCTGGGTAGTTGCAGACACGTATTGTGAAGGAGAAGATGCATCAGGAAATTATTCTCAAAAATTGGCAAATTGTATCAATTGTAAATTTTTGAAGCAAGTAAATTTAGAAGAGGGGCGAGATTTTATTATATCAACAAGAAAAATAAAATAG
- a CDS encoding Cof-type HAD-IIB family hydrolase, with product MKYKMLVLDLDDTLLRDDYSISKRNKEMLMKAQEQGIYVVLASGRPTPAMLQYAEELELKKYGSYIISYNGAIITDLNKQIPIFEQSLSKEQIHGLHDFSLANNLDIITYTSDSIISETTSKYIDVEVNLTQMKFNKVDCFKTAVTESAVKCILLEDPEYLKKVETKLKKEKPNKSVAISKPFFLEVMPKGIDKAASIARLADKLGIRQEEIVAVGNAGNDLTMVEYAGLGVWVDNVTPELRDRADAIVASNNDHGVAEVVEKYILAN from the coding sequence ATGAAATACAAAATGTTAGTCCTGGATTTGGACGATACGCTTTTGCGTGATGATTACAGCATTTCGAAGAGAAATAAAGAGATGCTAATGAAGGCACAAGAGCAAGGAATATATGTTGTTTTGGCTTCGGGCCGTCCAACACCTGCAATGCTTCAATATGCCGAAGAACTTGAATTGAAAAAATACGGTTCGTACATTATTTCGTATAATGGCGCGATCATTACCGATCTAAATAAACAAATTCCAATTTTTGAGCAGAGTTTAAGTAAGGAGCAAATTCATGGTTTGCACGATTTTTCTTTGGCCAATAATTTGGATATCATTACTTACACTTCCGATAGTATCATTAGTGAGACAACATCTAAGTATATCGATGTTGAAGTTAATCTCACGCAGATGAAGTTTAACAAAGTGGATTGTTTTAAAACTGCCGTAACTGAGTCTGCGGTAAAATGTATTCTATTAGAAGATCCAGAATACCTGAAGAAAGTTGAAACGAAACTAAAAAAAGAGAAGCCGAATAAAAGCGTTGCGATTTCGAAGCCTTTCTTTCTAGAGGTGATGCCAAAAGGAATTGATAAAGCAGCAAGTATTGCTAGATTGGCTGATAAATTAGGCATTCGTCAGGAAGAGATTGTGGCTGTTGGTAATGCAGGGAATGATTTAACAATGGTCGAATACGCTGGATTAGGCGTTTGGGTAGATAATGTGACACCAGAACTTCGCGATCGTGCCGATGCTATTGTAGCCTCTAATAATGACCATGGCGTAGCCGAAGTGGTCGAGAAATATATCCTTGCGAACTAG
- a CDS encoding SDR family oxidoreductase, with amino-acid sequence MKKILITGCSSGFGFDSAKYLAVKGHHIFASMRNINGRNSEPAKQLRDFANVKGVKIDLIEMDVLLDESVNSALSQLPVMDVLINNAGLGFGGPVESFSAEECLDQLNLNIVGTLRVAKAVLPRMRAKKSGLIIQLSSVAGRCAFPAFGIYHASKWGLEGMSESMRYELAPLGIDVVLVEPGPFSTKFLDNIIIPDDEELKQAYQHVHDFYEGFKNQVKEIYEQGGSPTDPMLVVETFERLIDMPAGTRPLRNIVGLDFGAQSINDAVEPLRKTILESMDILSLDGPAEKVS; translated from the coding sequence ATGAAAAAGATATTAATTACTGGATGTAGTTCAGGATTTGGGTTTGATTCTGCAAAATACCTTGCCGTTAAAGGACATCATATATTTGCAAGCATGCGTAATATAAATGGTCGAAATAGTGAGCCAGCAAAACAATTAAGAGATTTCGCTAACGTAAAAGGAGTTAAAATTGATCTTATTGAAATGGATGTCCTTTTGGATGAAAGTGTCAATTCTGCATTGAGCCAATTACCTGTCATGGATGTGTTGATTAATAATGCAGGTTTAGGATTTGGCGGACCTGTGGAATCATTTTCCGCAGAGGAGTGTTTGGATCAATTAAATTTAAATATTGTAGGAACCTTGCGTGTAGCAAAAGCCGTTTTACCTAGAATGCGTGCCAAAAAATCAGGATTGATTATTCAACTTAGCTCTGTTGCAGGTCGATGTGCTTTTCCAGCTTTTGGAATTTATCACGCAAGTAAATGGGGTTTGGAAGGTATGAGCGAATCCATGCGTTACGAATTAGCTCCTTTAGGTATAGATGTTGTTTTAGTGGAACCAGGTCCTTTCTCAACTAAATTTCTGGACAACATTATCATTCCAGATGATGAGGAGTTGAAACAAGCCTATCAGCACGTACATGACTTTTACGAGGGCTTTAAAAATCAAGTGAAAGAAATTTACGAGCAAGGCGGTAGTCCTACGGATCCGATGCTTGTTGTCGAAACTTTTGAAAGATTAATAGATATGCCTGCTGGAACTCGTCCTTTGCGTAATATTGTAGGCTTGGATTTTGGTGCGCAGTCGATAAATGATGCCGTAGAACCACTTCGCAAAACAATTTTGGAGTCGATGGATATTCTGAGCTTAGATGGACCAGCAGAAAAGGTGAGTTAG
- a CDS encoding serine hydrolase — protein MSKTTKALSLFLILLISLFNLNTKAQGLSSNQIDSIVNKALDLFPMAGLAVSVVKDGKLIHAKGYGYASIESKEAIDENTLFAIASNSKAFTAAALAILVDEKKLNWMDKVVDHIPEFTMYNSYVRENFTVEDLLCHRSGLGLGAGDLMIFPDGGDYTIDDILKSFQHQKPVSGFRTKYDYDNMLYVVAGEIIHRISGKSWAEFVESRILKPLGMERSVGSQERLQGKNNIAFPHSSEHGDLVQVAPYASSLTDAAGGINSSVKDLSNWLLVQLNAGKYGKELENELFSEDRQREMWKAHTMMSFSARGSKRYQNHYKAYGLGWVIEDYKGYTIISHTGGLPGMLSKTLLIPELDLGLAVLTNTLPGGYTYFTLAQAIIDSYLGVEAMDWNAFASEKLKGTNTKVDSIVNAVWETVELAKPKKLDIEKYTGTFEDKWFGKMEVFEKDGKLMIKALRSPKLAGSMYFYKATTFAIKWDYRDMNCDAFATFNLDEEGKAISIKMKGISPNIDFSFDFQDLDLTRVKGNRNLCIYQQWYPFLLVLFVLILLRIRRIKNRRRVIG, from the coding sequence ATGTCGAAAACAACAAAAGCACTAAGCTTATTTTTGATTCTGCTAATTAGTCTTTTTAATCTAAACACAAAAGCACAAGGATTATCGAGCAATCAGATTGATTCCATTGTCAACAAAGCCTTGGATCTTTTTCCAATGGCTGGACTTGCAGTGTCTGTAGTAAAAGATGGGAAGTTGATTCATGCCAAAGGATACGGTTACGCCTCAATCGAAAGCAAAGAAGCGATTGATGAAAATACCTTGTTTGCCATAGCATCAAACAGCAAAGCTTTTACAGCAGCAGCTCTTGCCATTTTAGTAGATGAGAAAAAATTAAATTGGATGGATAAGGTGGTAGATCACATCCCGGAATTTACCATGTACAACTCCTATGTTCGCGAAAACTTTACAGTTGAAGATTTGTTGTGCCATCGTAGTGGCTTAGGTTTAGGAGCAGGAGATCTAATGATATTCCCTGATGGTGGCGATTACACTATTGATGATATATTAAAAAGTTTTCAGCATCAGAAACCGGTATCCGGTTTTAGAACCAAATACGACTATGACAACATGTTGTACGTCGTAGCAGGAGAAATCATTCACCGAATAAGTGGAAAAAGCTGGGCAGAATTTGTGGAAAGCAGAATTCTGAAACCTCTTGGAATGGAAAGATCAGTAGGATCGCAGGAGAGGTTGCAAGGCAAAAATAACATTGCATTTCCTCATTCATCGGAGCATGGAGATTTGGTTCAGGTTGCTCCTTACGCAAGTTCCTTGACCGATGCCGCCGGAGGAATCAATTCCAGTGTAAAAGATCTAAGCAATTGGTTGTTGGTACAATTGAATGCCGGCAAATATGGTAAGGAATTAGAAAATGAATTGTTCTCGGAGGATCGCCAGCGTGAAATGTGGAAAGCACATACCATGATGAGTTTTTCGGCAAGAGGAAGTAAGAGATATCAAAACCACTATAAAGCATATGGCCTGGGATGGGTAATTGAAGATTACAAAGGATATACCATCATCAGTCACACAGGTGGATTACCAGGCATGCTTTCAAAAACGCTGTTGATTCCTGAGTTGGATTTGGGCCTTGCAGTATTAACCAACACCTTACCGGGAGGTTATACGTACTTTACCCTTGCACAAGCCATTATCGACTCCTATCTTGGTGTTGAAGCAATGGATTGGAATGCCTTTGCTTCGGAAAAATTGAAGGGAACCAACACCAAGGTAGATTCTATTGTAAATGCGGTTTGGGAAACAGTAGAATTAGCAAAACCAAAGAAATTAGATATTGAGAAGTATACCGGAACTTTCGAAGACAAATGGTTTGGGAAAATGGAGGTATTCGAGAAGGATGGAAAGTTGATGATTAAAGCTCTTCGATCGCCTAAACTAGCAGGTAGCATGTATTTTTACAAAGCCACAACTTTTGCCATTAAGTGGGATTACAGAGATATGAATTGCGATGCTTTTGCAACTTTTAATCTGGATGAGGAAGGCAAAGCAATCTCCATTAAAATGAAGGGGATCTCCCCAAATATTGATTTTAGCTTCGATTTCCAGGATTTGGACCTAACAAGAGTAAAGGGGAATAGGAATTTATGCATATATCAGCAATGGTATCCTTTTTTGTTGGTGTTATTTGTGTTGATACTATTACGAATTAGGAGAATAAAAAATAGAAGAAGGGTAATCGGATAA
- a CDS encoding metallophosphoesterase family protein has product MNKLKSLLLLLFVPFVFACEKDSTSTSVEENDTDISWKFAVVGDTHVTNNSDTIKEMIPYFIEDGIDLILVCGDLVQGGKKTSSAELEAELNMWMEVFTPLYEKGIGIYPVRGNHEDDARDNIAVWNKIFTSAKALPQNGPEGEINLSYSFEHKNAMFIGLDQYVNIHKVNQNWLNQELAANEQAHVFVFGHEAAFKVFHSDCLDDFPTERNAFWNSLIEAGVKTYFCGHDHFFDATQIDDGDGNVENDIYQCLVGGGGGWLMPKYKYNGENDPYTVTPKCHREEHGYALVEISGESALDLDVSITWKERTMEGTSVKYETTSAIIEYKQVRN; this is encoded by the coding sequence ATGAATAAGCTAAAAAGTTTGCTCTTGCTTTTATTTGTACCGTTTGTTTTTGCTTGCGAGAAAGATTCCACAAGTACAAGTGTAGAAGAAAATGATACAGATATATCTTGGAAGTTTGCAGTTGTTGGAGATACACATGTAACCAACAATTCAGATACCATAAAAGAGATGATTCCTTACTTTATTGAAGATGGCATCGACTTAATCTTAGTTTGTGGTGATCTGGTTCAGGGAGGAAAAAAAACTAGCTCAGCAGAATTGGAAGCCGAACTAAATATGTGGATGGAAGTTTTTACTCCTTTGTATGAAAAGGGAATAGGTATTTATCCGGTTCGCGGAAATCATGAAGATGATGCAAGGGATAACATTGCCGTTTGGAACAAGATATTTACAAGTGCAAAAGCTTTACCACAAAACGGCCCTGAAGGTGAAATTAATCTTAGCTATTCATTCGAACACAAGAATGCAATGTTCATCGGGCTCGACCAATATGTAAACATTCATAAAGTGAATCAAAATTGGTTAAATCAGGAACTTGCTGCAAATGAACAAGCACATGTTTTTGTTTTTGGACACGAGGCTGCTTTTAAAGTATTTCATTCCGATTGTCTTGATGATTTTCCTACAGAACGAAATGCGTTTTGGAATAGCTTGATCGAAGCAGGTGTTAAAACCTATTTTTGTGGACACGATCATTTCTTTGATGCGACTCAAATTGATGATGGAGATGGCAATGTGGAAAACGATATTTATCAATGCTTAGTTGGAGGAGGAGGAGGCTGGTTGATGCCTAAATACAAGTACAATGGAGAGAATGATCCTTATACTGTAACGCCCAAGTGTCATAGAGAGGAGCACGGATATGCACTTGTTGAAATTAGTGGTGAATCGGCTTTAGACCTTGATGTTAGCATAACTTGGAAAGAACGTACAATGGAAGGAACAAGTGTGAAGTACGAGACTACTTCTGCTATAATTGAATACAAACAAGTTCGAAATTGA
- a CDS encoding DUF1566 domain-containing protein, whose amino-acid sequence MRMMTLLLFLSLFISCGSDDNSPEENVIDESEVIPTNTYSIVDTGVKDFYSDEAMISEPSVNDDYYGQDATYKTNEPSYTDNSDGTITDNITGLMWEQDMGDKISFAAASTKAEASNLGGHNDWRVPSIKELYSLILFTGKVKGEVAINFFIDTDYFTQPLGDVSIGEREIDAQTWSSTQYVGRTMNADETVFGVNFVDGRIKGYPKYKAASGAANSMYFRMVRGNVEYGINNLVDNGDGTVSDLATGLMWQKADDGAGKDWAEALDYAENLELASKTDWRLPNAKELQSIVDYSRSPQTSNSPAIDPVFETTEIIDPDGNNGQYPFFWTGTTHLDGANPYASAAYIAFGEGQGEMNGTLMDVHGAGCQRSDPKSGDQNTYPQFWGPQGDVRYVYNFVRCVRNIDE is encoded by the coding sequence ATGAGGATGATGACACTTTTACTATTTCTAAGCCTATTCATTTCATGTGGATCGGATGATAATTCACCGGAGGAGAATGTTATTGATGAATCAGAGGTGATTCCAACAAACACCTACAGTATTGTTGATACGGGTGTTAAAGATTTTTATAGCGATGAGGCAATGATCTCTGAGCCTTCGGTAAATGATGACTATTATGGTCAAGATGCCACATATAAAACGAATGAGCCTTCCTATACCGACAACAGTGATGGAACAATTACCGATAATATTACAGGTTTGATGTGGGAACAAGATATGGGCGACAAAATTAGTTTTGCCGCAGCCAGTACAAAAGCCGAAGCATCAAATTTAGGTGGACACAATGATTGGAGAGTGCCAAGCATTAAAGAACTGTATTCCCTAATTCTGTTTACTGGCAAGGTAAAGGGAGAGGTAGCAATCAATTTCTTTATCGATACCGATTATTTTACGCAACCTTTGGGTGATGTAAGTATTGGCGAACGTGAAATTGATGCACAAACCTGGTCATCTACTCAGTATGTAGGTCGTACCATGAATGCAGATGAAACGGTTTTTGGAGTTAATTTTGTTGATGGTCGCATAAAAGGGTATCCAAAATACAAAGCAGCATCTGGAGCTGCAAACTCCATGTATTTTAGAATGGTGCGTGGGAATGTGGAGTATGGTATAAATAATTTAGTGGACAATGGAGATGGCACGGTGAGTGATTTGGCAACGGGACTAATGTGGCAAAAAGCTGATGATGGTGCAGGAAAGGATTGGGCTGAGGCTTTAGATTATGCTGAAAACTTAGAATTGGCATCAAAAACGGATTGGCGCTTGCCAAATGCTAAGGAATTGCAAAGTATTGTCGATTATTCAAGATCGCCACAAACGAGCAATTCTCCTGCTATTGATCCTGTTTTCGAAACTACAGAAATCATCGACCCAGATGGAAATAATGGTCAGTATCCATTCTTTTGGACCGGAACCACACATTTAGATGGAGCAAATCCTTATGCAAGTGCAGCTTATATTGCTTTTGGCGAAGGGCAAGGGGAAATGAATGGAACGCTTATGGATGTTCATGGAGCTGGCTGTCAAAGAAGCGATCCGAAAAGTGGAGATCAAAATACTTACCCACAGTTTTGGGGTCCGCAGGGAGATGTGCGTTACGTCTACAATTTTGTGCGATGTGTGAGAAACATTGATGAGTAA
- a CDS encoding DUF1801 domain-containing protein produces MKKYTNKGVQEFIEKLERTDPVKHQIVEASREIVFKNFPKVEERMMYGGILFSLDEDFGGVFAYKNHVSFEFSIGFKFKDPDHLLEGNGKFRRHLKMKTLQEVETKKLDFFVKQAPIID; encoded by the coding sequence ATGAAAAAATATACAAACAAAGGAGTACAAGAGTTTATTGAAAAATTAGAGCGTACCGATCCCGTAAAACATCAAATTGTAGAAGCTTCGCGTGAAATCGTTTTTAAGAATTTCCCAAAGGTTGAAGAACGTATGATGTATGGAGGAATTCTATTTTCTTTAGATGAGGATTTTGGAGGCGTGTTTGCCTATAAAAATCATGTTTCTTTCGAGTTCAGTATAGGTTTTAAATTTAAAGATCCAGATCATCTATTAGAGGGAAATGGAAAGTTTCGTCGTCATTTAAAAATGAAAACATTGCAAGAGGTAGAAACGAAAAAACTTGACTTTTTTGTGAAGCAAGCACCAATTATAGATTAA
- a CDS encoding DUF2007 domain-containing protein, producing the protein MTTKKEFDLVEIFAGSPMDAEIVKSILLDAEIDAFLKDENIGTIAPWHAAAGGAGAVKVIISSLNMDSAKLIVEDYINNLNSDK; encoded by the coding sequence ATGACAACAAAGAAAGAGTTTGACTTGGTGGAAATATTTGCTGGGTCTCCGATGGATGCAGAAATCGTTAAAAGTATTTTATTAGATGCTGAGATAGACGCATTTCTGAAAGATGAAAACATAGGTACAATCGCTCCTTGGCATGCTGCAGCAGGTGGAGCAGGTGCTGTAAAAGTAATTATTTCAAGTTTAAACATGGATAGCGCAAAATTGATTGTTGAAGATTACATTAACAATCTGAATTCAGATAAGTAA
- a CDS encoding TonB family protein, with the protein MKKLSVLFTILFLFTIILKAQTSKDSETNAEIVQAKYLKEDLDKLLAKNTIFPIEAFKNKIQGDVIVSITIDKNGNLDNLDLVSSANKIFSSSAIVAFDNVENEWSSCQVDGVPVSKTYLIVFRYRLYENALPPSDKKIAAKLVKKEKYKKALKYYNRLISDNQYDYEFFEMRSKVKEKLGDFDGALMDTEQASRLKNEIISLVNIEGLVKIRTVTKVERRTRY; encoded by the coding sequence ATGAAAAAATTAAGTGTACTATTTACCATTCTTTTTCTTTTTACGATTATTCTAAAAGCCCAAACAAGTAAAGATTCTGAAACAAATGCAGAAATTGTACAGGCGAAATATTTAAAAGAAGATTTAGATAAATTATTAGCGAAAAACACAATATTTCCAATTGAAGCTTTTAAAAATAAGATTCAAGGCGACGTTATTGTATCCATTACTATTGATAAGAATGGAAATTTAGATAATCTGGATCTTGTAAGTTCTGCAAACAAAATATTCTCATCAAGTGCAATTGTTGCATTTGATAATGTTGAAAATGAATGGAGTTCATGTCAAGTTGATGGAGTACCGGTAAGTAAAACTTATTTGATTGTGTTTAGGTATCGTTTATATGAGAATGCCTTACCACCGAGTGATAAAAAAATTGCTGCAAAGCTTGTTAAAAAAGAAAAGTACAAAAAAGCATTAAAGTATTACAACAGATTAATTAGTGATAATCAATATGATTATGAGTTTTTTGAAATGCGATCTAAAGTAAAAGAAAAACTTGGGGATTTTGATGGCGCATTGATGGATACGGAGCAAGCTAGCCGACTTAAAAATGAAATTATTTCGCTGGTTAACATTGAAGGTTTGGTTAAAATAAGAACAGTCACTAAAGTTGAGAGAAGAACCAGATATTAA
- a CDS encoding DUF3192 domain-containing protein, with amino-acid sequence MKKNKISILSTLLLLLLASCMPMYSIAYMTSSKMNKLELGMSKEQVTQVLGTDYKIAEKRLEDNNEIEVLSYRDRVEKDEVYYFVFKNKKLEKWYQELIPIERIEIQ; translated from the coding sequence ATGAAAAAAAATAAAATTAGTATTCTTTCCACTTTATTATTGTTGTTGCTAGCTTCCTGTATGCCGATGTATTCGATAGCATATATGACAAGTTCTAAGATGAATAAGCTTGAATTAGGTATGTCTAAAGAGCAAGTTACTCAGGTACTAGGAACTGATTATAAGATTGCTGAAAAGCGATTGGAAGACAACAATGAAATAGAAGTTTTATCTTATAGAGATCGGGTTGAAAAGGACGAAGTTTATTATTTTGTTTTTAAAAATAAAAAATTAGAAAAGTGGTATCAAGAATTAATTCCCATAGAAAGAATAGAAATCCAGTAG
- a CDS encoding YCF48-related protein: MKNIIVALILLLLVFCANGQDWKWKNPIPTGNILNKVKCIDSLTAIAIGKKGTILKSTNKGLDWSIQTSGTDVDLNSISLVDKDTIYISGEDHSVFKTINGGEIWKKVFKGSGGSSIATQVFFVNAAIGYLLGGSMRLYKTSDYGKTWIDLNVSTEFQNVSFIYFTSENVGYGVRDCELLKTIDGGITWSQKRLSKCSVYKSIFFIDENSGYLVGSSGTILRTNNAGESWTVLNEFPANLTNSNLESIEFINNDVGFVVGQKEILKTYDGGNNWEIIHQSKLDLFSISFFDSVNGIAVGGDWLNGIPEILNTADGGNNWNENSYTATTKYIDKIKFVNKNIGYSVGGHVTATYSGYIMKTLNAGNSWNKLDTGLDTYWINDISIPNIDTIYVVANRGQILKSSDAGTTWSEQNSNTSENLYAVKFLNTSTGYAVGNNGTIIKTNDGGDTWDKQDSPTDGTLRSLYFKDINTGYIPAYEIDSTILLKTIDGGGNWIKKSIGTVSDPRGIDFVSTDTAFIAGSSGGILKTSDGGNNWEQSYQNGNNYFDIFFTNKNTGYVVGDRGEISMTEDCGNNWTAVKSGTDKQLRSVFFTDVNTGYAVGRNGIILKTTNSGSCLRAFNQSKYFTCSYDTVLIKPNFVGGTKPVTYRWEDSQTTSSILVSPNYETTYTVTITDFEMNSIDIQIPVYATTIPTPEIRLSKDTLISDSEYGNQWYWDQNLIVGATTQKIITNVTGDFHIIVSYNNCHSEKSNTIHFGLYTSIQTLDRDFKIYPNPVSAMLTIEHLNNFEDGIIKLVGINGQVIFTQKITEDVVQLNLSEMPNGMYLIQLISDDKIITKKIIKK; this comes from the coding sequence ATGAAAAACATAATCGTTGCTTTGATCTTACTCTTATTGGTATTTTGTGCAAACGGACAAGATTGGAAATGGAAGAATCCCATACCAACAGGGAATATTTTAAATAAAGTGAAATGTATCGATTCCTTGACAGCTATTGCTATTGGTAAAAAGGGAACCATTCTAAAATCAACAAACAAAGGGCTTGATTGGAGTATTCAAACATCGGGAACAGATGTGGATTTAAACTCTATTTCCTTGGTAGATAAGGACACGATATATATTAGCGGGGAGGATCATTCGGTATTCAAGACAATTAATGGTGGAGAAATCTGGAAGAAAGTATTTAAGGGTTCTGGAGGTTCCAGCATTGCCACTCAAGTTTTTTTTGTTAATGCTGCTATTGGGTATCTGCTTGGAGGTAGTATGCGTCTATATAAAACGAGCGATTATGGTAAAACCTGGATCGATTTAAATGTTAGTACTGAATTTCAAAACGTCTCTTTTATTTATTTTACTTCAGAAAATGTAGGCTATGGAGTTAGAGATTGTGAATTGTTAAAAACAATTGATGGTGGAATCACGTGGTCGCAAAAACGCCTTTCAAAATGCTCTGTATACAAATCTATATTTTTTATTGATGAAAACAGCGGTTATTTAGTTGGATCGTCTGGTACCATATTAAGAACTAATAATGCTGGTGAAAGTTGGACTGTATTGAATGAATTCCCCGCAAATTTAACTAATTCTAATCTTGAATCGATTGAATTTATAAATAATGATGTAGGTTTTGTAGTCGGGCAAAAAGAAATATTGAAAACCTATGATGGTGGTAATAATTGGGAAATAATTCATCAATCTAAATTAGATCTGTTTTCAATCAGTTTTTTTGACTCTGTTAATGGTATTGCAGTGGGGGGAGATTGGTTAAACGGAATTCCAGAAATCCTTAATACTGCAGATGGCGGCAATAATTGGAATGAGAATTCCTATACAGCTACCACCAAATATATTGATAAAATTAAATTTGTTAATAAAAACATCGGTTATTCAGTAGGAGGTCATGTTACAGCTACCTATAGCGGATACATCATGAAAACTTTGAATGCAGGTAATTCTTGGAATAAATTAGATACAGGGCTGGATACTTATTGGATAAATGATATATCTATTCCTAATATTGACACTATTTATGTTGTGGCTAATCGTGGTCAAATTCTTAAATCTTCGGATGCAGGCACAACTTGGTCAGAACAAAACTCAAATACATCAGAAAACCTCTATGCTGTGAAGTTTTTAAATACAAGTACTGGTTATGCAGTTGGTAATAATGGTACAATTATAAAAACCAATGATGGCGGTGATACTTGGGATAAGCAAGATTCACCTACTGATGGAACTCTACGTAGTTTATACTTTAAAGATATAAATACAGGTTATATTCCTGCTTATGAAATTGATTCTACAATATTATTAAAAACTATAGATGGTGGAGGAAATTGGATAAAAAAGAGCATTGGAACCGTTAGTGATCCTAGGGGAATAGATTTTGTTAGTACTGATACTGCGTTTATTGCTGGTAGTAGTGGGGGAATTTTAAAGACTAGTGATGGAGGAAATAATTGGGAACAATCTTATCAGAATGGGAATAATTATTTCGATATCTTTTTCACAAATAAAAATACGGGATATGTAGTTGGAGATCGTGGTGAAATTTCTATGACAGAAGATTGCGGTAATAATTGGACAGCTGTTAAGTCGGGAACGGATAAACAATTAAGGTCTGTCTTTTTTACTGATGTAAACACAGGTTATGCGGTTGGTAGAAATGGTATTATTCTGAAAACGACCAATAGTGGGAGTTGTTTAAGAGCGTTTAATCAGTCAAAATATTTTACTTGTAGCTATGATACAGTTTTAATAAAACCCAATTTTGTAGGTGGTACCAAACCAGTCACCTACCGTTGGGAAGATTCACAAACGACATCTTCAATTTTAGTATCTCCTAATTATGAAACAACCTATACTGTTACTATTACAGATTTTGAGATGAATTCTATTGATATCCAAATACCAGTATATGCAACTACAATACCTACTCCTGAAATTAGACTAAGTAAGGATACTCTAATTTCAGACTCTGAGTACGGTAACCAATGGTATTGGGATCAAAACTTAATAGTTGGAGCTACAACACAAAAAATTATTACTAATGTAACAGGAGATTTTCATATAATTGTATCATACAATAACTGCCATTCAGAAAAATCAAATACTATTCATTTCGGATTGTACACCTCTATTCAAACTTTGGATCGTGATTTCAAAATTTATCCCAATCCTGTATCTGCTATGTTAACAATAGAACATTTAAATAATTTTGAAGATGGCATTATTAAATTAGTAGGTATTAATGGACAAGTAATTTTTACGCAAAAAATAACAGAGGATGTTGTGCAACTTAATTTAAGTGAAATGCCAAATGGTATGTATTTAATTCAATTAATATCTGATGATAAAATAATAACTAAAAAAATAATTAAAAAATAA